In Cupriavidus taiwanensis, the following are encoded in one genomic region:
- a CDS encoding putative hemolysin, which yields MRFRTAAPGLAAVLVAAACTTTPAEPPASSGAAVGKPNPASVNCAQRGGKLQIVSTPAGQTGICTFPSGKQCEEWALMRGECTPG from the coding sequence ATGCGCTTTCGTACCGCCGCCCCCGGGCTGGCCGCCGTTCTTGTCGCTGCCGCCTGCACCACCACGCCCGCCGAACCTCCCGCCAGCTCCGGCGCCGCGGTCGGCAAGCCCAACCCCGCCTCGGTCAACTGCGCGCAGCGCGGCGGCAAGCTGCAGATCGTGTCGACGCCGGCCGGCCAGACCGGCATCTGCACCTTCCCGTCGGGCAAGCAGTGCGAAGAATGGGCACTGATGCGCGGCGAGTGCACGCCGGGCTGA
- a CDS encoding sensor domain-containing diguanylate cyclase: MALTSTSVAPSATQGIDAPARHLPDDYQALFQLAPVSLWLEDFSAVRECFMQWRQQGITDLRAHLRANPRQVAQCSALIRVIAVNRRTLELFRAADLDDLVANLDTVFRDDMFEQHVEELAQLWDGASGFSSQTVNYALDGARLDIQLEATVMPGHEQTWERVLLSVKDITPRLRTERELRRSEQYALGLFEHSPVSLWVEDFSAVKVLIDEVRAAGITDFRTFLNVHPDFVSRCMQEIRVLDVNQQTLLMFGADSKATLLARLGDVFRDDMRVHFAEQLIDLWHGRLWQQREVINYALDGRAVDVFMQWSVFPGREADWDQVLVSLTDITARKKAEAYVEFLGKHDVLTKLYNRAYYEDELARLGRKGPWPVSVVAVDLNGLKLVNDQFGHADGDGLLRRTGEALKKAVGEQACVARTGGDEFMVLLPGRDERGAATVVEQIGKVVELNNQFYPGTRLSFSIGHATCQQGERLADIVKLADSRMYQAKRDHYAALSDERRRD; this comes from the coding sequence ATGGCCTTGACCAGTACATCCGTGGCGCCGTCCGCCACCCAGGGTATCGACGCCCCTGCCCGCCACCTTCCCGACGACTACCAGGCGCTGTTCCAGCTGGCTCCCGTATCGCTGTGGCTGGAAGACTTCAGCGCGGTGCGCGAATGCTTCATGCAATGGCGCCAGCAGGGCATCACCGACTTGCGTGCCCATCTGCGCGCCAACCCGCGGCAGGTCGCGCAATGCTCCGCGCTGATCCGCGTGATCGCGGTGAACCGGCGCACGCTGGAGCTGTTCCGCGCGGCCGACCTCGACGACCTGGTCGCCAACCTCGACACCGTGTTTCGCGACGACATGTTCGAACAGCATGTCGAGGAACTCGCCCAGCTATGGGATGGCGCCAGCGGCTTTTCCAGCCAGACCGTCAACTACGCGCTGGACGGCGCGCGGCTCGACATCCAGCTCGAGGCCACGGTGATGCCGGGCCATGAGCAGACCTGGGAGCGCGTGCTGCTGTCGGTCAAGGACATCACCCCGCGCCTGCGCACCGAGCGCGAGCTGCGCCGCAGCGAGCAGTATGCGCTGGGCCTGTTCGAGCATTCGCCGGTGTCGCTGTGGGTCGAGGACTTCAGCGCGGTCAAGGTGCTGATCGACGAAGTGCGCGCCGCCGGCATCACCGACTTCCGCACTTTCCTGAACGTCCATCCCGACTTTGTCTCGCGCTGCATGCAGGAAATCCGCGTGCTCGACGTCAACCAGCAGACCCTGCTGATGTTCGGCGCGGACAGCAAGGCCACGCTGCTGGCGCGGCTCGGCGACGTGTTCCGCGACGACATGCGCGTGCATTTTGCCGAGCAGCTGATCGACCTGTGGCATGGCCGGCTGTGGCAGCAGCGCGAGGTCATCAACTACGCGCTCGACGGCCGCGCCGTCGACGTGTTCATGCAGTGGTCGGTATTCCCCGGGCGCGAAGCCGACTGGGACCAGGTGCTGGTGTCGCTGACCGATATCACGGCGCGCAAGAAGGCCGAGGCCTATGTCGAGTTCCTCGGCAAGCATGACGTGCTAACCAAGCTCTACAACCGGGCCTACTATGAGGACGAACTGGCGCGGCTGGGCCGCAAGGGGCCATGGCCGGTCAGCGTGGTCGCGGTCGACCTGAACGGGCTCAAGCTCGTCAACGACCAGTTCGGCCACGCCGACGGCGACGGCCTGCTGCGCCGCACCGGCGAGGCGCTGAAGAAGGCCGTGGGCGAGCAGGCCTGCGTGGCGCGCACCGGCGGCGACGAGTTCATGGTGCTGCTGCCCGGGCGCGACGAGCGCGGCGCCGCCACCGTGGTCGAGCAGATCGGCAAGGTGGTCGAACTGAACAACCAGTTCTACCCCGGCACGCGGCTGAGTTTCTCGATCGGGCACGCCACCTGCCAGCAGGGCGAGCGCCTGGCCGACATCGTCAAGCTGGCCGACAGCCGCATGTACCAGGCCAAGCGCGACCACTACGCCGCGCTCTCCGACGAACGCCGCCGCGACTGA